TGGTGTGCGCCTCTATGAAAAGTTAAGCAAAGCTGAGCTGGATAATCGCGTGGAATGGGCGCTAAAAAAATCGGCATTGTGGCCAGAAGTGAAAGACAAGCTAAAAGCGTCAGGCTTGTCTTTATCAGGTGGACAACAGCAACGACTGTGTATCGCCCGTAGTGTCGCTACCAAACCTGAAGTACTGTTGCTCGATGAGCCAACCTCCGCATTGGATCCACTCTCAACTGGTGCGATTGAAGATCTGATTGAAGACTTAAAAAACGACTACACCATCGCCATCGTCACGCATAACATGCAACAGGCGGCGCGAGTGTCAGACTATACGGTCTATATGTATTTAGGCGATATGATTGAGATGGGCGAGACGGATCAAGTATTTACAACGCCTGTGCAAAAAGCGACGGAAGACTACATTACGGGTCGTTATGGCTAACGTTGAGCCTTGCATTAAAGTTCAGCAAATTAAAAATACTTACTAAAGTTAAAAATCTCTCTCTTTATAGTCGATTCATTTTAAAAAGATATATGTACTGCTGAGATAAAGTTTTCGAAGCCTCTG
The nucleotide sequence above comes from Psychrobacter sp. P2G3. Encoded proteins:
- the pstB gene encoding phosphate ABC transporter ATP-binding protein PstB, which codes for MPAAKMQIRDLSFYYGDFQALKNINIDIPDKKVTAFIGPSGCGKSTLLRTFNRMYDLYPGMRAEGNINLDGKNILGKDVDVNLLRAQVGMVFQKPTPFPMSIYDNVAFGVRLYEKLSKAELDNRVEWALKKSALWPEVKDKLKASGLSLSGGQQQRLCIARSVATKPEVLLLDEPTSALDPLSTGAIEDLIEDLKNDYTIAIVTHNMQQAARVSDYTVYMYLGDMIEMGETDQVFTTPVQKATEDYITGRYG